The Faecalibacter sp. LW9 genome has a segment encoding these proteins:
- the dnaJ gene encoding molecular chaperone DnaJ, with the protein MSTKRDFYEILGVDKSASAAEIKKAYRKLAIKYHPDKNPDDKEAEEKFKEAAEAYEVLSDDNKRARYDQFGHAGMGGAAGGGGFGGGGMNMEDIFSQFGDIFGGGFGGFGGGFGGQSRGPRRMKGSDLRIRVKLNLEEMVNGCEKKVKVKRFKQAPGVTSKTCPTCNGSGQQVRVTNTILGQMQTATTCGTCQGIGKVADKIPSGANNQGLIKEEETIDLQIPAGAREGIQLQVRGKGNDAPFDGIPGDLLVVIEEEEHDTLKRDGNNLHYDLYISMPDAVLGSSQEVPTANGKVKIKIEKGTQSGKVLRLKGQGLADLNGYGKGDLLVHVNIWTPTNLTKEQEAFFEKMRDDKNFSPEPSKNEKSFFERVRDMFQ; encoded by the coding sequence ATGTCAACAAAAAGAGATTTTTACGAAATATTAGGTGTAGACAAGTCTGCATCTGCTGCTGAGATTAAAAAAGCTTACCGCAAATTAGCCATCAAATATCACCCTGACAAAAATCCGGATGACAAAGAGGCAGAAGAAAAATTCAAAGAAGCTGCAGAAGCTTATGAAGTTTTAAGTGATGACAACAAACGTGCTCGTTATGATCAATTTGGTCATGCTGGCATGGGAGGTGCTGCTGGCGGAGGTGGATTCGGCGGTGGCGGTATGAACATGGAAGACATTTTCTCTCAATTCGGAGACATCTTTGGTGGTGGTTTCGGTGGTTTTGGAGGTGGATTCGGTGGTCAATCTCGTGGTCCTCGTCGCATGAAAGGTTCTGACTTACGCATTCGTGTTAAATTGAACTTAGAAGAAATGGTTAACGGTTGCGAGAAAAAAGTAAAAGTTAAACGTTTCAAACAAGCACCTGGAGTTACTTCTAAAACATGTCCAACATGTAACGGATCAGGACAACAAGTGCGTGTAACCAATACTATTCTTGGACAAATGCAAACGGCTACAACTTGTGGCACATGTCAAGGAATTGGAAAAGTGGCTGATAAAATTCCATCAGGAGCAAATAATCAAGGGTTAATTAAAGAAGAAGAAACTATTGATTTACAAATTCCAGCTGGAGCACGCGAAGGTATCCAATTACAAGTTCGTGGAAAAGGTAACGATGCCCCATTTGATGGAATCCCTGGTGACTTATTAGTCGTTATCGAAGAAGAAGAACACGATACACTAAAACGTGATGGTAATAACTTACATTACGATTTATATATTTCTATGCCTGATGCTGTATTAGGAAGTTCTCAAGAAGTTCCAACAGCCAATGGTAAAGTAAAAATTAAAATTGAGAAAGGTACGCAATCTGGAAAAGTATTACGTTTAAAAGGTCAAGGTTTAGCCGATCTTAATGGATATGGAAAAGGAGACTTATTGGTTCACGTTAATATTTGGACACCAACTAATTTAACAAAAGAACAAGAAGCCTTTTTTGAAAAAATGAGAGATGATAAAAATTTCTCTCCTGAACCTTCTAAAAATGAGAAATCATTCTTTGAACGTGTAAGAGATATGTTTCAATAA
- a CDS encoding M23 family metallopeptidase, translated as MKVIKPICLSLFIASFVFGQRAEQPHADTYPKNDFINPLEIKNLLAGNFGELRSNHFHSGLDIKTQQREGLKVFAVGDGYISRINISPTGYGNAIYIDHPNGYTTVYAHLQQFEGAIKEYVRRKQYEQQQFKVELYPEPHEFKIAKGDLIALSGNSGGSGGPHLHFEIRHTQTEEPINPFYFGFDIPDSRKPNILGTYVYPINGRVNQMNQRISVANGGTIKASGAIGFGLKAYDKQDGADNNNGVHEIEVLVNDEPIYNYKASRFSFDETRAINSVCDYSDLMRNNSWVYQAFVKEGNPLRIFSNLKNNGILNIEEGKTYAVKIIAKDYANNASTVNFTVIGEAAPENISSPTFKNPMYWNKENHFQSEGIEIFFPKGIFYEDFDLAYKKEGKKHHVGNWNIPVHQYYTLMMQPTEDIPAAHLEKAVIIRQYQKKGAWKKSYEKTELKNGKLMAEVREFGIFSIEIDYTKPTITPLNIKDHSQFTRANSKINFTISDSQSGIKEYHAYIDGKWVLAEYDQKIKRLSIDLNAEGIEIGEHQLELNVKDEKNNTSTYNATFKKVS; from the coding sequence ATGAAAGTGATTAAACCAATTTGTCTAAGCCTATTTATTGCATCATTCGTATTCGGACAACGTGCTGAACAACCTCATGCCGATACTTACCCTAAAAATGATTTCATCAATCCATTAGAAATTAAAAATCTTTTAGCTGGTAATTTTGGAGAGCTACGATCTAATCACTTTCACAGTGGATTAGACATCAAGACCCAACAAAGAGAAGGATTAAAAGTCTTTGCTGTTGGAGATGGCTATATCTCACGTATCAATATATCTCCTACTGGATATGGGAACGCCATTTATATTGATCATCCCAATGGATACACCACTGTTTATGCCCATTTACAACAATTTGAAGGTGCTATTAAAGAATATGTTCGTCGAAAACAATATGAACAACAACAATTTAAAGTAGAATTATACCCAGAGCCTCACGAATTTAAAATCGCGAAAGGGGATTTAATTGCTTTATCTGGAAATTCAGGTGGTTCGGGTGGACCTCACTTGCATTTTGAGATTCGTCATACCCAAACTGAGGAACCAATCAATCCTTTCTATTTTGGTTTTGACATTCCAGATTCACGAAAGCCAAACATTCTTGGAACCTATGTCTACCCTATTAACGGACGTGTGAATCAAATGAATCAACGGATATCGGTCGCCAATGGTGGAACGATTAAGGCTTCGGGAGCCATTGGATTTGGTCTAAAAGCTTATGATAAACAAGATGGAGCTGACAATAACAATGGAGTTCATGAAATTGAAGTTTTGGTGAATGACGAACCGATTTACAACTATAAGGCCAGTCGTTTCTCTTTTGATGAAACCCGAGCTATAAATAGTGTATGTGATTATTCTGATTTAATGCGCAACAACAGTTGGGTTTATCAAGCTTTCGTTAAAGAAGGTAATCCCCTGCGTATTTTTTCTAATTTAAAGAACAATGGCATCTTAAACATTGAAGAAGGTAAAACGTATGCCGTAAAAATTATTGCAAAAGATTATGCTAATAACGCGTCCACAGTCAACTTTACAGTTATTGGTGAAGCTGCACCTGAAAATATATCTTCTCCAACCTTTAAGAATCCGATGTATTGGAATAAAGAAAATCATTTTCAATCGGAGGGAATTGAAATTTTCTTTCCGAAAGGAATCTTCTATGAAGATTTTGATTTAGCTTATAAAAAGGAAGGGAAAAAGCATCATGTTGGAAATTGGAATATTCCCGTTCATCAGTATTATACTTTAATGATGCAACCGACAGAAGATATACCAGCTGCTCATTTAGAAAAAGCAGTGATAATTCGTCAATACCAGAAAAAAGGAGCTTGGAAAAAATCTTATGAAAAAACGGAATTAAAAAACGGGAAATTAATGGCTGAAGTTAGAGAATTTGGAATATTCTCCATCGAAATCGATTATACTAAACCAACAATTACTCCGTTAAACATCAAAGATCATAGTCAATTTACTCGTGCCAACTCGAAAATTAACTTTACCATTAGTGATAGTCAATCCGGAATTAAGGAATATCATGCTTATATTGATGGAAAATGGGTTCTTGCCGAATATGATCAAAAAATAAAACGCCTTTCGATTGATTTAAATGCTGAAGGAATCGAAATCGGCGAACACCAATTAGAACTAAACGTAAAAGATGAAAAAAACAATACTTCTACCTACAATGCTACATTCAAAAAAGTATCTTAG
- a CDS encoding cell division protein ZapA: MSTQRIEIKIASRNYPLNIHPEEEEMVKQCAQEINGILRQFEEKYSVTDKQDALAMVTIQLAIREAKLKKQMKDNEEITAERIAKLLELIDQSIAK; encoded by the coding sequence ATGTCAACTCAACGAATTGAGATTAAAATTGCTTCACGCAACTATCCATTAAACATTCATCCTGAAGAGGAAGAGATGGTAAAGCAGTGTGCGCAAGAGATAAACGGGATCTTACGTCAGTTCGAAGAAAAATATTCTGTAACCGACAAACAAGATGCCTTAGCGATGGTAACGATTCAGTTAGCCATTCGTGAAGCGAAATTAAAGAAACAAATGAAAGATAACGAAGAGATCACGGCAGAACGTATCGCGAAGTTATTGGAATTGATTGATCAGTCAATCGCAAAATAA
- the rny gene encoding ribonuclease Y yields MNSIAIIIALVTLIIGAVVGYFLSKKSVDKQNQELIDEATRKAQTLINEAEKEGEAIKKEKILQAKEKFLELKTKHEEVINQRERKVADAELKVKEREDRIKADLSEIQKQKDNIKSEKGNLQSRIDKLNIKQKEVDTMHRKQVEILEKISNYSAEEARAELIEVLKDEAKTKAQAHIQEIMEDAELNAKNEARKIVVSAIQRIGTEQAIENSVSVFNIESDEIKGRIIGREGRNIRAIEAATGVEIIVDDTPEAIILSCFDPVRREIARLSLHRLVTDGRIHPARIEEVVAKTTKQIEDEIIEIGKKTILDLGIHGLHKDLVKIVGRMKYRSSYGQNLLQHSREVAHLAGTLAAELGLNPKLAKRAGLLHDIGKVPEEESELPHAILGMQWAEKYGEHPDVVNAIGAHHDEIEMTSLLSPIIQVADAISGARPGARRQVVESYIQRLKDLESTALNFDGVEKAYAIQAGRELRVIVESDKVDDAKAAELSFLISDKIQNEMTYPGQVRVTVIRETRAVNIAR; encoded by the coding sequence ATGAATTCAATTGCTATTATTATTGCACTTGTTACATTAATTATAGGAGCTGTAGTGGGTTATTTCTTATCTAAGAAATCGGTAGACAAACAAAACCAAGAACTTATTGATGAAGCAACTCGTAAAGCACAAACTTTAATTAATGAAGCTGAAAAGGAAGGCGAAGCCATTAAAAAGGAGAAAATTTTACAAGCAAAGGAAAAATTTTTAGAATTAAAAACGAAACACGAAGAAGTAATCAATCAACGTGAGCGTAAGGTTGCAGACGCTGAACTTAAAGTGAAAGAGAGAGAAGATCGCATCAAAGCAGATCTTTCTGAAATTCAAAAACAAAAAGACAATATTAAGTCTGAAAAAGGTAATTTACAGTCGCGTATCGATAAACTAAATATCAAACAGAAGGAAGTCGATACGATGCACAGAAAACAAGTAGAGATCTTGGAAAAAATCTCAAATTATTCTGCTGAAGAAGCACGTGCTGAGTTAATCGAAGTCTTAAAAGACGAAGCGAAAACGAAAGCACAAGCGCATATCCAAGAAATTATGGAAGATGCAGAATTGAATGCGAAAAATGAGGCTCGTAAAATTGTGGTGTCTGCGATTCAACGAATCGGTACAGAGCAAGCCATTGAGAACTCGGTTTCAGTATTCAACATCGAATCTGATGAGATTAAAGGACGTATTATCGGTCGTGAAGGTCGTAATATCCGTGCTATTGAAGCGGCTACTGGGGTTGAAATCATCGTGGATGATACACCAGAGGCAATTATTTTATCTTGTTTCGATCCGGTAAGACGTGAAATTGCTCGTTTATCTTTACATCGATTAGTAACAGATGGACGTATTCACCCTGCTCGTATTGAAGAAGTTGTTGCGAAAACAACAAAACAAATCGAGGATGAGATCATTGAAATTGGGAAGAAAACAATCTTAGATTTAGGTATCCACGGATTACACAAAGATTTAGTGAAGATTGTTGGACGTATGAAATACCGTTCGTCTTACGGACAAAACTTGTTACAGCACTCACGTGAGGTTGCTCACCTGGCTGGAACATTAGCTGCTGAATTAGGATTAAACCCTAAATTAGCTAAACGAGCTGGTTTATTACATGATATTGGTAAAGTTCCTGAAGAAGAATCTGAATTACCACACGCTATCTTAGGTATGCAGTGGGCAGAGAAATACGGAGAACATCCGGATGTAGTGAACGCGATCGGAGCTCACCATGATGAAATCGAAATGACATCCTTGTTATCACCGATTATTCAAGTTGCTGATGCAATTTCAGGAGCTCGTCCTGGCGCACGTCGCCAAGTGGTTGAATCATATATTCAACGTTTAAAAGATTTAGAAAGCACGGCATTAAATTTTGATGGTGTTGAAAAAGCTTACGCTATCCAAGCCGGAAGAGAATTACGTGTGATTGTTGAAAGTGATAAAGTAGATGATGCTAAAGCAGCTGAATTATCTTTCTTAATTTCAGACAAAATTCAAAACGAAATGACTTATCCAGGTCAGGTTCGTGTAACAGTAATCCGCGAAACGCGTGCTGTTAATATTGCGAGATAA
- a CDS encoding multidrug efflux SMR transporter, with the protein MNWIILIIAGLCEVGFASCLGKAKETTGMEMYGWYGGFLLFLTVSMLLLMKATQTLPLGTAYAVWTGIGAVGTVLMGIFVFKEPVTFWRLFFVITLIGSIVGLKAVSSH; encoded by the coding sequence ATGAATTGGATTATCTTAATCATCGCAGGATTATGCGAAGTAGGATTTGCCTCTTGTTTGGGTAAGGCAAAAGAAACGACAGGAATGGAAATGTACGGTTGGTACGGTGGTTTCTTATTGTTTTTAACCGTAAGTATGCTATTGTTAATGAAAGCTACACAAACCTTACCTTTAGGAACAGCATATGCAGTATGGACAGGAATTGGAGCAGTGGGAACTGTTTTAATGGGAATTTTTGTCTTCAAAGAACCCGTAACATTTTGGCGTTTATTCTTCGTCATTACTTTAATTGGATCTATCGTCGGATTAAAAGCAGTTTCATCACACTAA
- a CDS encoding nucleotide exchange factor GrpE: MSEQNINEEIQDQNINSETPNEENTATTASNESTESTETVEEQVEQKSEVDVLKEELQKEKEQYLRLFAEFDNFKKRTSRERMDIFKTANKEVITALLPVLDDLDRAMPQIKKSEDKALVTGVELIQNKLNETLRGKGLIAMEVKAGDEFNTDLHEAITQIPAPTEDLKGKIVDCVETGYLLQDVVIRYAKVVVGM, translated from the coding sequence ATGTCTGAACAAAATATAAACGAAGAAATCCAAGATCAAAATATTAATTCTGAAACGCCAAACGAAGAAAACACGGCAACTACAGCATCGAATGAATCTACAGAATCAACAGAAACAGTTGAAGAACAAGTAGAACAAAAATCTGAAGTAGACGTTTTAAAGGAAGAATTACAAAAGGAAAAAGAACAATACTTACGTTTATTTGCTGAATTTGATAACTTTAAAAAACGTACATCACGCGAACGTATGGACATTTTTAAAACAGCTAACAAGGAGGTAATCACCGCTTTATTACCTGTTTTAGATGATTTAGATCGTGCGATGCCACAAATTAAAAAATCAGAAGACAAGGCATTAGTAACTGGTGTAGAGTTGATTCAAAACAAATTGAACGAAACTTTACGTGGAAAAGGGCTTATTGCCATGGAAGTAAAAGCAGGTGATGAATTCAATACGGATTTACACGAAGCTATTACTCAAATTCCTGCTCCTACGGAGGATTTAAAAGGAAAAATCGTTGATTGTGTAGAAACTGGTTACTTATTACAAGATGTCGTAATTCGTTATGCTAAGGTTGTAGTAGGAATGTAA
- a CDS encoding ribonucleotide-diphosphate reductase subunit beta, producing MSIFDKRINYKPFEYPEVLTFTEAIQKAYWVHSEVDFTSDVQDYRANLDDVKREIHKRSILSIAQIEVCVKNFWGDLYRYFPKPELNGLGATFAESEFRHSEAYSRILEVNGYLDEFTVALENPVFKSYNNFVTNILKDEEKSIVEKLLFFALVIEDSSLFSKFANILSFTRFEGLMKNTANIIAWTSVDEQIHANAGIFLINKIKEEGLLPEDLDQNWVNTAVTGYIEQEQLMLDWIFEKGELEHYSKEDLLNYMKYRLDEAIVKIGYQKVFHISQDQYRPMAWFEEEVFANTLDDFFAKRPVDYTKHDKSISADDLF from the coding sequence ATGTCTATCTTTGATAAAAGGATCAATTATAAACCATTTGAATATCCTGAAGTATTAACTTTTACGGAAGCAATACAAAAAGCATATTGGGTACACAGTGAAGTCGATTTTACATCAGACGTTCAAGATTATAGAGCGAATTTGGATGATGTAAAAAGAGAAATTCATAAGCGATCTATTTTATCAATTGCTCAGATCGAAGTATGTGTCAAGAACTTTTGGGGTGACTTATACCGTTATTTCCCAAAACCAGAATTGAATGGTTTAGGTGCTACATTCGCAGAAAGTGAATTTAGACACAGTGAAGCTTATTCTCGCATCTTAGAAGTTAATGGATATTTGGACGAATTTACGGTTGCCTTAGAGAATCCAGTATTCAAAAGCTACAATAATTTCGTAACGAATATTTTAAAAGACGAAGAGAAAAGCATTGTTGAGAAATTATTATTCTTTGCTTTAGTCATTGAGGATAGTTCCTTATTTTCAAAATTTGCCAACATTTTATCTTTTACGCGATTCGAAGGATTAATGAAAAATACGGCGAACATTATTGCATGGACTTCTGTAGATGAGCAAATTCATGCCAATGCAGGTATTTTCTTGATCAATAAAATTAAAGAAGAAGGATTGTTACCAGAAGATTTAGATCAAAATTGGGTCAATACAGCAGTTACGGGTTACATCGAACAAGAACAATTAATGTTGGATTGGATTTTTGAGAAAGGTGAATTAGAACATTACTCCAAAGAAGATTTATTAAACTACATGAAATACCGTTTAGATGAAGCCATTGTAAAAATTGGTTATCAAAAGGTATTTCACATCAGCCAAGATCAGTACCGCCCAATGGCGTGGTTCGAAGAAGAAGTTTTTGCGAATACTTTAGATGATTTCTTCGCAAAACGCCCTGTAGATTATACGAAACACGATAAGAGTATTTCTGCAGACGATTTATTCTAA
- a CDS encoding Crp/Fnr family transcriptional regulator yields the protein MYSFREIIQHYYPLSETAFQKLNALVTPVEMPKKTIVFDTKQYEPKFYFIAKGSARVYIIDDEGNEISYILFLEKDYLLSFDGYLYQKPSYEYIELLEDSVLYELNTEALKTLYTTDLELANFGRALSDQFAHFTEQRFIDRLSLSATARYLKLIDTYPEIIQRIPLKYIASYLGITQVSLSRIRAKI from the coding sequence ATGTATTCGTTTCGCGAAATTATCCAACATTATTACCCATTATCCGAAACCGCATTTCAGAAACTCAATGCCTTGGTTACCCCAGTCGAAATGCCCAAGAAAACCATAGTTTTTGATACAAAGCAATACGAACCAAAATTTTATTTTATTGCCAAAGGAAGTGCACGTGTTTACATCATTGATGATGAAGGCAATGAAATCTCGTATATTTTATTTTTAGAGAAGGATTACCTCTTGTCATTTGACGGATATTTGTATCAGAAACCATCGTATGAATACATTGAATTGCTCGAAGATTCGGTTTTGTATGAACTAAATACAGAAGCTTTAAAGACCTTGTATACCACAGATTTAGAATTGGCTAATTTTGGACGTGCTTTATCCGATCAATTTGCACATTTTACTGAACAACGTTTCATCGATCGTTTGTCATTATCTGCCACTGCACGTTATCTCAAATTAATCGACACTTATCCCGAAATTATTCAGCGTATTCCTTTAAAGTACATTGCTTCATATTTGGGAATTACTCAAGTATCGTTGAGCCGAATTCGTGCAAAAATTTAA
- a CDS encoding TonB-dependent receptor has translation MKKTILLPTMLHSKKYLSILGFSLLGGVLLAQTAQISGKVVDENKQPLAHTHILWNDQEVYTDENGNFKVDIPSNQSVTLTFHYDGRMTYHQTFNLKDKNKREIFVLLAPDTEAGVNLNTAEISFQSNKNKPFQSTVLSAEQMQQGPSLTGGVSDLLKTLPFVNSNTELSSQYMVRGGNYDENLIYVNGIEIYKPQLIRNGEQEGLGFVNPNMTQFVNFSAGGWEAKYGDKMSSVLDIYYKQPKKFEGQFEASLMGGSLTLGTGSKNQKFNAIVGARYQNRNLVLNTLDGDTNFNPEYYDVQANLHYKLSDKWNVNFLGTVSRSRFEMVPNNRETYFGTLENPLLLTVYYNGKEDDRFGTETGSLSFNYKPNANLDLGFDVFAYHSKEREYFDIQGAYLISEVDDEGNASQTYDVGAQIDHARNNFDALVAGVQHKGKYKINSNNDLEWGFKFQQEDIRDLLNEWQVIDSLGYSVSNPNLGDGMQLNYYVNSRNNVKSNRISGYAQYSTKFMWNDTKVMVNLGVRSSHWDYNNETTFSPRGQVAIKPDWDTDMLFRFATGVYYQPPFYREMRRLDGSLNQDIKSQQSIHFILGHDYEFTWMNRPFKLTTEAYYKIMNDLNPYFVDNVRVRYQAHNNSEGYAYGLDMRLFGQFVPGIDSWFSASYARAYQNIDNRGNISLPTDPRFKVSAFFQDYMDFLPSFKVNVNLIYASGLPNGAPQFTDPYNYTSYLQDYKRVDIGFVKEFVNQKDLKPSAGSFFGKFKEVSVGLDVFNIFDIRNEISNTWITDVNTSNVYAVPNRLTGRFLNAKVNFKF, from the coding sequence ATGAAAAAAACAATACTTCTACCTACAATGCTACATTCAAAAAAGTATCTTAGCATCTTAGGATTTTCCTTATTAGGAGGAGTTTTACTGGCTCAAACCGCACAAATTTCTGGAAAAGTCGTTGATGAAAACAAACAACCGCTTGCCCATACACATATTCTTTGGAATGATCAAGAAGTTTATACGGATGAAAATGGAAATTTTAAAGTAGATATTCCATCCAATCAATCGGTAACACTGACTTTTCATTATGATGGTCGAATGACGTACCATCAAACTTTTAATCTGAAGGATAAAAATAAACGTGAAATTTTTGTGCTTTTAGCTCCTGATACGGAAGCTGGAGTAAATTTAAATACCGCTGAAATCAGCTTTCAATCGAACAAAAACAAACCTTTTCAGAGTACGGTATTAAGTGCGGAACAAATGCAACAAGGACCAAGCTTAACGGGAGGCGTAAGTGATTTACTAAAAACATTGCCTTTCGTCAATTCGAATACTGAGTTGAGTTCCCAATACATGGTACGAGGAGGGAATTATGATGAAAATTTAATTTATGTAAATGGAATTGAAATTTATAAACCCCAATTGATTCGTAATGGTGAACAAGAAGGGTTAGGATTTGTGAATCCAAACATGACACAATTCGTCAACTTTTCAGCTGGAGGTTGGGAAGCCAAATACGGCGATAAAATGTCATCCGTATTAGACATCTATTATAAACAACCCAAAAAATTTGAAGGTCAATTCGAAGCCAGTTTAATGGGTGGAAGTCTAACTTTAGGAACAGGTTCTAAAAATCAAAAATTTAATGCTATTGTTGGAGCCCGTTACCAAAACCGTAATCTAGTTTTAAATACATTAGATGGTGACACCAACTTTAATCCTGAATATTATGATGTTCAAGCCAATCTGCATTATAAATTGAGTGATAAATGGAACGTTAATTTTTTAGGAACCGTATCGCGTTCCCGTTTTGAAATGGTTCCAAATAACCGCGAGACGTATTTCGGAACCTTAGAAAATCCTCTTTTATTAACGGTTTATTATAATGGTAAAGAAGATGATCGTTTTGGAACTGAAACCGGAAGTTTGTCGTTTAATTATAAACCCAACGCCAATTTAGATTTAGGGTTTGATGTATTTGCTTATCACTCGAAAGAACGAGAATATTTTGATATTCAAGGTGCTTATTTAATTTCAGAAGTGGATGATGAGGGCAATGCAAGCCAAACATATGATGTAGGGGCACAAATAGATCATGCCCGCAATAATTTCGATGCGTTAGTTGCAGGTGTTCAACACAAAGGAAAATATAAAATCAATTCTAATAATGATCTGGAATGGGGATTCAAATTTCAACAAGAAGACATTCGTGATTTATTGAATGAATGGCAAGTTATTGATTCGTTAGGATATTCCGTATCGAATCCGAATTTAGGAGATGGCATGCAATTGAACTATTATGTTAATTCACGAAATAATGTCAAATCAAACCGTATTTCAGGATATGCTCAATATTCCACAAAATTCATGTGGAATGATACAAAAGTGATGGTAAACTTAGGGGTTCGTAGTTCACATTGGGATTATAACAATGAAACAACTTTTTCACCTCGAGGACAAGTTGCTATTAAACCTGATTGGGATACCGATATGTTGTTTCGATTTGCGACAGGTGTTTATTATCAACCTCCATTCTATCGCGAAATGCGTCGTTTGGATGGAAGCTTAAATCAAGACATCAAATCCCAACAATCGATTCATTTCATTTTAGGTCATGATTACGAATTCACATGGATGAATCGTCCTTTTAAATTAACGACAGAAGCCTATTACAAAATCATGAATGATTTAAATCCTTATTTTGTGGATAATGTACGTGTACGCTATCAAGCTCATAATAATTCAGAAGGATATGCTTATGGTTTAGATATGCGCTTATTTGGACAATTTGTACCTGGTATCGATTCGTGGTTCTCTGCCTCTTATGCCAGAGCTTATCAAAACATTGATAATCGTGGAAATATTTCTTTACCGACTGATCCTCGATTCAAAGTATCCGCATTTTTCCAAGATTATATGGATTTCTTACCATCATTCAAAGTGAATGTCAATTTAATTTATGCTTCGGGATTACCAAATGGAGCACCTCAATTTACAGACCCTTACAATTACACTTCTTATTTACAAGATTACAAACGTGTGGATATTGGATTCGTAAAAGAATTTGTGAATCAAAAAGATTTGAAACCATCCGCAGGATCTTTCTTTGGAAAATTTAAAGAAGTTTCTGTGGGATTGGATGTCTTCAATATCTTCGATATCCGAAATGAGATTAGTAACACATGGATCACAGATGTTAACACATCAAACGTTTATGCGGTTCCAAACCGATTAACTGGACGTTTCTTAAATGCAAAAGTTAATTTTAAATTCTAA